In the Helicobacter sp. 'house sparrow 1' genome, AGGCTTCATCAATTGCCAATCTTCCTGCTGTGTCAAGAATTAAAACATCATAAGCACCTTCAATTGCCCTTTGTTTTGCTTGTTTTGCAACATCAATAGGACTGCTACTTTCTAGAGAAAAAACATCAACTTCAATTTGGGTTCCTAGTTGTTCAAGTTGTTTTACAGCAGCTAGTCTTTGTAGGTCACATGCTGCAAGTAAAACTTTTTTATTTTTTGTTTTAAGATAGTTTGCAAGTTTTGCACTTGTTGTTGTTTTTCCACTACCTTGAAGTCCTGTCATTAGTATGGTTGTTGGAGGTTTATTAGAAAAAACAAAGCCATAAGACTTGCTAGATTGCAAAACAGAGAGAATGGATTGTTCTAAAGAACTTAAAAAGTTCTGCTTCCCAATACCTAGAGCCTTTGTTTTATTTTCTACTTGTTGAATGATTTCTTTTGTAACCTTATGATGGACATCATTTTTTAATAAGGATTTTTTTAGTTCCTCAAGTGCTTTTTTTAGAGCTCTTTCATCATCACTAAAGCGTATCTTTCCCGCAATACTTCTAAAAGTTTCTCCTAATGTTTCAAACAAAATTTGCTCCTCAATACTCTGTAAGATAGCGACAGATAATTAGAATCTATCAGTATTTTCAACCAAGAATTCTAACATAAAACTTAACTTTTGATTTAAACATTTCTGCTAGAATTCATCGGCATAGAAACCCCTAAATAGGGGTTTGGTTGCTTAATAAATTTAGAAAATTAGGAAAAAATCAATAATGTTTGAAACACAATTAAAAGAAAAAAAACTAAAAGTTACTCCTCAGAGAATAGCTATTTTAAAAGAAATACACAAGAATGGGCATATTAGCATTGAAGAGATTTATGAAAATATTAAAAGAGAATATCCTTCAATTTCTCTAGCTACCATTTATAAGAATATTGCTTCAATGTTTGAAGCAAATTTATTGAGAGAGGTTAAGATTCCATGCCATAAACAAAGATATGAGCTAGCTTATGACAAGCATGTTCATATTACTTGCGAAAAATGTGGAAAAATAGAGGATATGCATTTGGAGCTTGAAAAATTAATAGCAGAGTGTAGTAGTGCAACAGGGTATCAAATCAACAATGTAAGTATGGTTTTTATGGGGATTTGTAGCACCTGTTCCAATAATCAAAAACTATAGCGCAAGAAGGCGCTATATTCCATTCCGCTACCAAACCTATCAGGTTGTATTGATGGAATAAAAGTAATTCTTTTATTGGGTTTGATATATTTGCTTGAGAATAGCCAGCCAAAGGTCCAAGCAATCATTCCTCCAGTCATTACCTGCCATATTGTGTGTTTTCTTGCCTGAACTCTTGAAGCAGCAGTGATAAAAGCAAGAATTGTGACAGGGATTGCTGGTTTCCACCCATAGCGGTAATATACAAAAGCAGCTGCACTAAATCCACCCCCAGAATGACCACTTGGCATACCTTTCCAATCATCACAACAGGGTCTTTTTGAAAAGGATACATCATAGCCTTTTGAATGTGCATATGCAAAGCTTCTTTTAAGAACTTCAATGGTAGCTTGGGTTGCTAATGTTCCTAGGGCTAATTCTCCAAACCCCCGATAATCTTCTATGCCAAGAGACACAACGCCAACAAAGAGTGGCATCAGGGTCAAAACATCACCAAGTTGCTCAAATGCATTGTCTCTTGCTGCATAACTAAGATTAATCCACAATAAAAAAATTAGACAAAACTTTTTCATTATCATAAGCCTCAAGTTCTAAAAAAGCATAATTGTATCAAAAAATCTCTAGTATATATTTTGCTTGAAAATCATTTTTCCAATGGGAATTTTTAGAAAATTAGATACGACTTTGCATTTAATCTTAAATAATAAAAATAATCTTTCATCCTTGTATTCTTCAAGGCATTCGAAGTTGCCCATACCTTTTGAAATGATTAAATCAGCGCTATCTATCAAGCCTTTTATTTCCTTTGGTGCATCAGTATAAATAAAACCTGGACTTTTAATACCACTGCTTAGAATCTCGCAATAATTCTTGAGATCTTTGCACAACTCATTGGTAGAGATATCTTTGAGCGTTAGATCATTGATAATGGGTTTGTCTCTCACAAGGTAAAAAATTTTTAGTTTAGGATAGAGGGTAGTTAATGTTTGGATTAAAATGGTATCAAATAGATTTTCTCCTGCATTATCTGCAAGATAGACAAGGCTTTTGCTTTTGGATAATTTTGAGACAAAAGGGTCAAAATCATAGATTGCAAAATCAATACTAAAATCAAAATTTTGAAATGAAAAAGCTGATTGCGACCCATAGTCAATAACATTTCCCAAAGCTGCTATCTGTACGGCTTTTTCTAAGGATATTTTTGAAGAATTACAAAGGTCTTTTGTAAGAGATTTGATAATTTCAGAAGCCTTTTGCATAGATTCTTTTTTTATTTCTTGATAAATATCTTTATTCCCTGTTATTTCTGCAATCATTTTATAAATAAAAATGGCGATTTTTGGAGGAGGATTATTGGAGTATTGTTCAAAGATTTCCTCTGTTTTTTGCAATGCCAGTTTCTCATCAACCTGTGGAGCTAGACTTAAAGTATTTTTAACCTGATTTAAGAGACAGTCGCGACACTGCCAAGAAGCTATCATTTAGTCTTTTAAACCTCCAATATTACTAACTTTTCCCCACATTAATTTGTATTTACGGTTTAAAAATTCTATTTCTTCATTTTTTTGAAAAAGTTCTTTTTGAAGTTCTTGAATTTTGTTTTGATAGCTTTGACACTCTTCTTGGAGAGATACGAGGGTGTTTTTTAGTAGTTGGTTTTCTCCTAGCGTATCTGATGACCCCTCAATTTTATTCTTTAATAGAGCTTCATAAAAAAAAGTGATTGCTTGGATGCTTCTTTCTAAAAAAATAGGTTCCAAGATTCCACCATTCATATCAATAGCCAGTAGTTGATTTTCAATTTTTTTTAAAAATAGATTGATTGCATCTGTGGGTTCTATATATTTTTTTTCATTCCTGATTTTTAGAATATTAAGATCCAATTCCTCTTCAGAAATTCCTGTAAGATTATAAAAATCCTCAAAAGCGACCAATGACATTATTTCTTAACCTTGTCTAGAAGAGATTCTATATTTTTAACACTGCTAGGATCTGCGGATAAAAAGATCTCTACACGATTGTTTCTAATCCTATTTTTGATAGTGTTGTTTGGGACTATAGGATTATTTTTTCCATATGAAGAAAAAGATAGGATTCTAGGATTAATACCATTTTGTATCAATAAATCCATAATGGTAGAAGCCCTTGCAGCAGCCAAAGAGAAATGTGTTTTAAAGGGTGAATTTGGAGATAGGGGACTATCATCTGTATAACCCCTTACATTGATTTTAACTTGGGGAGGGAACTTTTTGATAATGTTGGCAATATCTCTTATGTATTCTCGCATCTCGTTGCTAGTGATTTTTGCACTTTCTCTCTCAAAGACTAGCTCTGATGGAAGTTGTAAGGTAACACCCTGCTCAACTTGCTCTAAAACACCACCTTCTTGGACTAATT is a window encoding:
- the motB gene encoding flagellar motor protein MotB, whose amino-acid sequence is MAKKKKQECPAGEKWAVPYADFLSLLLALFIALYAISAQNKAKVEALKLEFIKIFDSPPKPDTLQPITNIPPNPGDIEEITEGEKSFQAQVSSALKSVESLVQIEQLVQEGGVLEQVEQGVTLQLPSELVFERESAKITSNEMREYIRDIANIIKKFPPQVKINVRGYTDDSPLSPNSPFKTHFSLAAARASTIMDLLIQNGINPRILSFSSYGKNNPIVPNNTIKNRIRNNRVEIFLSADPSSVKNIESLLDKVKK
- a CDS encoding Fur family transcriptional regulator; this encodes MFETQLKEKKLKVTPQRIAILKEIHKNGHISIEEIYENIKREYPSISLATIYKNIASMFEANLLREVKIPCHKQRYELAYDKHVHITCEKCGKIEDMHLELEKLIAECSSATGYQINNVSMVFMGICSTCSNNQKL
- a CDS encoding damage-control phosphatase ARMT1 family protein; this encodes MIASWQCRDCLLNQVKNTLSLAPQVDEKLALQKTEEIFEQYSNNPPPKIAIFIYKMIAEITGNKDIYQEIKKESMQKASEIIKSLTKDLCNSSKISLEKAVQIAALGNVIDYGSQSAFSFQNFDFSIDFAIYDFDPFVSKLSKSKSLVYLADNAGENLFDTILIQTLTTLYPKLKIFYLVRDKPIINDLTLKDISTNELCKDLKNYCEILSSGIKSPGFIYTDAPKEIKGLIDSADLIISKGMGNFECLEEYKDERLFLLFKIKCKVVSNFLKIPIGKMIFKQNIY
- a CDS encoding phosphatase PAP2 family protein, encoding MKKFCLIFLLWINLSYAARDNAFEQLGDVLTLMPLFVGVVSLGIEDYRGFGELALGTLATQATIEVLKRSFAYAHSKGYDVSFSKRPCCDDWKGMPSGHSGGGFSAAAFVYYRYGWKPAIPVTILAFITAASRVQARKHTIWQVMTGGMIAWTFGWLFSSKYIKPNKRITFIPSIQPDRFGSGMEYSAFLRYSF
- a CDS encoding DUF3972 domain-containing protein, translated to MSLVAFEDFYNLTGISEEELDLNILKIRNEKKYIEPTDAINLFLKKIENQLLAIDMNGGILEPIFLERSIQAITFFYEALLKNKIEGSSDTLGENQLLKNTLVSLQEECQSYQNKIQELQKELFQKNEEIEFLNRKYKLMWGKVSNIGGLKD